The Pseudomonas azotoformans genome has a segment encoding these proteins:
- the betC gene encoding choline-sulfatase, giving the protein MKRKNILFIMADQMAAPLLPFYGSSPIKLPNLSRLAEQGVVFDAAYCNSPLCAPSRFTLVSGQLPSKIGAYDNAADFPADVPTYAHYLRRLGYRTALSGKMHFCGPDQLHGYEERLTSDIYPADYGWAVNWDEPDVRPTWYHNMSSVLQAGPCVRTNQLDFDEEVVFKAQQYLFDHIREDGDQPFCLTVSMTHPHDPYTIPKPFWDLYDDADIPLPTTPAQSDLDPHSQRLLKVYDLWDKPLPVDKIRDARRAYFGACSYIDSNVGKLLQTLEDTGLADDTIIIFSGDHGDMLGERGLWYKMHWFEMAARVPLLVSAPGQFAAGRVSKAVSTADLLPTLVELAGGELDPRLPLDGRSLVPHLQGQGGHDEVFGEYMAEGTISPLMMIRRGAYKFIYSEDDPCLLFDVHNDPREQEDLSQSQQHRALFAAFLDEARAKWDIPAIHQQVLASQRRRRLVFEALTQGKLKSWDHQPLVDASQQYMRNHIDLDDLERKARYPQPCQNQ; this is encoded by the coding sequence ATGAAGCGCAAGAACATTCTTTTCATCATGGCCGATCAAATGGCCGCCCCGTTGCTTCCGTTCTACGGTTCTTCGCCTATCAAGTTGCCCAACCTGAGTCGCCTCGCCGAGCAGGGCGTGGTATTCGATGCCGCCTATTGCAACAGCCCGTTGTGCGCGCCGTCGCGTTTCACCCTGGTGAGTGGCCAGTTGCCGAGCAAGATCGGCGCCTACGACAACGCCGCCGATTTCCCCGCCGACGTGCCGACCTATGCCCACTATCTGCGCCGCCTCGGCTATCGCACCGCTTTGTCGGGCAAGATGCACTTCTGCGGTCCCGACCAGTTGCATGGCTACGAAGAACGCCTGACCAGCGACATCTACCCCGCCGACTATGGCTGGGCGGTGAACTGGGACGAGCCGGACGTGCGCCCCACCTGGTATCACAACATGTCGTCGGTGCTGCAAGCCGGGCCGTGCGTGCGCACCAACCAGCTGGATTTCGACGAAGAGGTGGTGTTCAAGGCGCAGCAATATCTGTTCGACCATATCCGCGAAGACGGCGACCAGCCGTTCTGCCTGACGGTATCGATGACTCACCCTCACGACCCGTACACCATTCCCAAACCGTTCTGGGACCTTTACGACGATGCCGACATCCCGTTGCCTACAACACCCGCGCAAAGCGATCTCGACCCGCATTCCCAGCGCTTGCTCAAGGTCTACGACCTGTGGGACAAGCCGCTGCCTGTGGATAAGATCCGCGATGCACGGCGTGCCTACTTCGGCGCGTGCAGCTACATCGACAGCAACGTCGGCAAGCTGCTGCAAACCCTGGAAGACACCGGCTTGGCCGACGACACCATCATCATCTTCTCCGGCGACCACGGCGACATGCTCGGCGAGCGGGGCCTTTGGTACAAAATGCACTGGTTTGAAATGGCCGCCCGCGTGCCGCTGCTGGTCAGTGCGCCGGGACAGTTCGCGGCAGGTCGCGTGAGCAAAGCCGTGTCCACCGCCGACCTGCTGCCAACCCTGGTGGAACTGGCCGGCGGCGAGCTGGACCCGCGCCTGCCACTGGACGGCCGCTCGCTGGTCCCGCACTTGCAAGGGCAGGGCGGGCATGACGAAGTGTTTGGCGAGTACATGGCCGAAGGCACCATCAGCCCGCTGATGATGATTCGCCGGGGCGCCTACAAATTCATCTACAGCGAAGACGACCCTTGTCTACTGTTCGATGTACACAACGACCCACGGGAGCAGGAAGACCTCAGCCAGTCGCAGCAACACCGGGCGCTGTTTGCAGCCTTCCTGGACGAGGCGCGGGCCAAATGGGATATCCCGGCGATCCACCAACAGGTGCTCGCCAGCCAACGCCGCCGCCGTCTGGTGTTTGAAGCACTGACCCAGGGCAAGCTGAAGAGCTGGGATCACCAGCCACTGGTGGACGCCAGTCAGCAATACATGCGCAACCATATCGACCTCGACGACCTGGAGCGCAAGGCACGTTATCCACAACCCTGCCAAAACCAATAA
- a CDS encoding DOPA 4,5-dioxygenase family protein, which translates to MQRIKGYHAHIYFDASTIEQARTLCEDAAKLFPLRMGRVHERPVGPHPDWSCQLAFDPEYIGVVLPWLVIHRNGLVVFLHPETGDDLKDHTDYAVWMGAMRELNLSAFS; encoded by the coding sequence ATGCAACGTATCAAGGGCTACCACGCCCATATCTACTTCGACGCCAGCACCATCGAACAGGCGCGCACCCTGTGCGAAGACGCCGCCAAACTCTTCCCGCTGCGCATGGGGCGTGTGCACGAACGACCGGTGGGCCCGCACCCGGATTGGAGTTGCCAACTGGCGTTCGATCCCGAATACATCGGCGTGGTGCTGCCATGGTTGGTGATCCATCGCAACGGGCTGGTGGTGTTCCTGCACCCCGAGACCGGCGATGACTTGAAGGACCACACCGACTATGCGGTGTGGATGGGGGCGATGCGGGAACTGAACTTGTCAGCCTTTTCCTGA
- a CDS encoding choline sulfate utilization transcriptional regulator has product MYEALGDLSLDLLRAFEAAARHRSFTAAAMELGTTQPAISQQIKRLEEQLAIRLFDRIYRGIELTDAGALLFEHVQGGLQGINQGLSRITQQDQHEVLQVATDFAFAAYWLMPRLHRFHQANPQVDVSLVTSERNHATLRSDIDVAVLFGDGRFKQGDSLWLFNEEVFPVCSPQWLKEQATPLTVQNLHDVPLLHLRQENNSQWFDWSGVFRELGIASAPTPGQLRFDNYTLLIQAAIAGQGVAIGWRHLVDNLLEQGWLCRPVSDTVISRFGYYVVQPQRKRRGQLVERFVDWLVAEQASSAQSLTGLALPSIAV; this is encoded by the coding sequence ATGTATGAAGCCCTCGGTGACCTGTCCCTCGATTTGCTGCGCGCCTTCGAAGCCGCCGCACGCCATCGCAGTTTTACCGCCGCCGCGATGGAACTGGGCACCACCCAACCGGCCATCAGCCAGCAGATCAAGCGCCTGGAAGAACAGTTGGCGATCCGCCTGTTTGATCGCATCTACCGGGGCATCGAACTGACTGACGCTGGTGCCCTGTTGTTCGAGCATGTGCAAGGTGGTTTGCAGGGCATCAACCAGGGCTTGAGCCGGATCACCCAACAGGACCAGCATGAAGTGCTGCAAGTCGCCACCGACTTCGCCTTCGCCGCCTATTGGCTGATGCCGCGCCTGCATCGTTTTCACCAGGCCAACCCTCAGGTCGATGTGAGCCTGGTGACCAGCGAGCGCAATCACGCCACTTTGCGCAGCGATATTGACGTGGCGGTGTTGTTTGGCGACGGCCGTTTCAAGCAGGGCGACAGCCTGTGGCTGTTCAACGAGGAAGTGTTCCCGGTGTGCAGTCCGCAGTGGCTCAAGGAACAGGCGACACCGCTGACTGTGCAAAATTTGCACGATGTCCCCTTGCTGCACCTGCGCCAGGAAAACAACAGCCAGTGGTTCGACTGGAGCGGTGTGTTTCGCGAATTGGGCATCGCCAGCGCACCGACGCCCGGCCAATTGCGTTTCGACAATTACACCCTGTTGATCCAGGCGGCGATTGCCGGCCAGGGCGTGGCTATCGGCTGGCGGCACCTGGTGGATAACCTGCTGGAGCAGGGCTGGTTGTGCCGACCGGTGAGCGACACCGTCATCTCGCGCTTTGGCTATTACGTGGTGCAGCCCCAGCGCAAACGCCGAGGGCAGTTGGTCGAGCGCTTCGTCGACTGGCTGGTGGCAGAACAAGCCAGCAGCGCGCAGTCGCTGACCGGGCTGGCCCTGCCGTCCATTGCGGTCTAG
- a CDS encoding 2-dehydro-3-deoxygalactonokinase produces MQAQLIALDWGTSSLRAYKLGPAGTVLEQRSLAWGIMHLPAEPRDIAGVRCSNGFELAFDAACGDWLDAEPGLPVIACGMVGSAQGWSEAAYRNTPVDVASLGQALHQVHSLRGVDVHIVPGVIEQVGLPNVMRGEETQVLGVLQGLGADGLIGLPGSHSKWVEVVDGCITHFDTFMTGELFAVLSKHSILGRTQQPSERFQAEAFDRGVHVALSEDGQRGVLSTLFSARTLGLTGELAPDQQPDYLSGLLIGHELAGLPDSAKHKPIILVGAAPLCTRYQRALALCGFAHVSLAQEATERGLWQLAVAAGLTQPVLEA; encoded by the coding sequence ATGCAGGCGCAATTGATCGCGCTCGATTGGGGGACCAGCTCCCTTCGTGCTTACAAACTCGGCCCCGCAGGCACCGTGCTGGAACAGCGCTCGCTGGCGTGGGGCATCATGCATTTGCCCGCCGAACCCCGGGACATTGCCGGTGTGCGTTGCAGCAACGGCTTCGAGTTGGCGTTTGATGCGGCCTGCGGGGATTGGCTCGACGCCGAACCGGGTTTGCCGGTGATTGCCTGTGGCATGGTCGGCAGCGCCCAAGGCTGGAGCGAAGCGGCCTATCGCAATACCCCGGTCGACGTCGCCAGCCTCGGCCAGGCGCTGCACCAGGTGCACAGCCTGCGCGGCGTGGACGTGCACATCGTGCCAGGCGTGATTGAGCAGGTCGGCTTGCCCAACGTAATGCGCGGCGAAGAAACCCAAGTGCTGGGCGTGCTGCAAGGGCTGGGCGCCGATGGGTTGATCGGCCTGCCGGGCAGCCATTCCAAGTGGGTCGAGGTGGTCGACGGCTGCATCACGCACTTCGATACCTTCATGACCGGCGAGCTGTTTGCAGTGTTGAGCAAACACAGCATCCTCGGGCGTACCCAGCAACCCAGCGAGCGATTCCAGGCCGAAGCCTTCGACCGAGGCGTGCACGTGGCGCTTTCCGAAGACGGCCAGCGCGGCGTGCTGTCCACCTTGTTCAGTGCCCGCACCCTCGGGCTCACCGGCGAACTCGCGCCTGACCAGCAGCCCGATTACCTGTCCGGCTTGCTTATCGGCCATGAACTCGCCGGTCTGCCCGACAGCGCCAAACACAAGCCGATCATCCTGGTCGGCGCCGCGCCACTTTGCACCCGTTATCAACGCGCCCTCGCCCTTTGCGGCTTTGCCCACGTCAGCCTGGCGCAGGAAGCCACCGAGCGCGGCCTGTGGCAACTGGCCGTGGCGGCCGGGCTCACTCAACCTGTATTGGAGGCCTGA
- a CDS encoding 2-dehydro-3-deoxy-6-phosphogalactonate aldolase, which produces MLKQALAQNGLIAILRGIRPDEAQAVGQVLYQAGFRVIEVPLNSPDPYTSIRTLRDSLPADCLIGAGTVLTPEQVEQVKAAGGQVIVMPHSDAKVLRAAKAAGLFLSPGVATPTEAFAALAEGADVLKLFPAEQMGPSVIKAWLAVLPAGTLLLPVGGITPDNMQVFVDAGAKGFGLGSGLFKPGMTVDQVASRAQAYVAAWKALS; this is translated from the coding sequence ATGCTCAAGCAAGCACTCGCGCAAAACGGTTTGATCGCCATCCTGCGCGGCATCCGCCCGGACGAAGCCCAGGCTGTCGGCCAGGTGCTGTACCAGGCGGGGTTTCGGGTGATCGAAGTCCCGCTGAATTCGCCCGACCCTTACACCAGTATCCGCACCCTGCGCGACAGCTTGCCCGCCGATTGCCTGATCGGTGCCGGCACGGTGTTGACGCCGGAGCAGGTCGAGCAGGTAAAGGCGGCCGGCGGCCAGGTGATCGTCATGCCCCACAGCGATGCCAAGGTGTTGCGTGCCGCCAAAGCTGCAGGCCTGTTTCTGTCGCCGGGCGTGGCCACGCCGACCGAAGCCTTCGCCGCACTGGCCGAAGGCGCCGACGTGTTGAAGCTGTTCCCCGCCGAGCAAATGGGCCCTTCGGTGATCAAGGCGTGGCTGGCGGTATTGCCGGCCGGCACCTTGCTGCTGCCGGTGGGCGGCATCACCCCGGACAACATGCAGGTATTTGTCGATGCCGGCGCCAAAGGCTTCGGGTTGGGTTCCGGGCTGTTCAAACCGGGTATGACTGTGGATCAGGTAGCGAGCCGCGCCCAGGCTTATGTCGCCGCCTGGAAAGCCCTCAGCTGA
- the hemF gene encoding oxygen-dependent coproporphyrinogen oxidase, which produces MTTRTEAVKAYLLDLQDRICSALETFETDTRFIEDAWTRPAGGGGRTRVIENGSVIEKGGVNFSHVFGSGLPPSASAHRPELAGRGFEALGVSLVIHPHNPHVPTSHANVRFFIAEKEGEEPVWWFGGGFDLTPYYGNEEDCIHWHRVAEQACAPFGPDVYSRYKAWCDTYFHIKHRNEPRGIGGLFFDDLNEWDFDTCFAFIRAIGDAYIDAYLPIVQRRKATAYTEQQREFQEFRRGRYVEFNLVYDRGTLFGLQSGGRTESILMSLPPQVRWSYDWKAEAGSEEARLTDYFLQDRDWLGLTAPKAAL; this is translated from the coding sequence ATGACTACCCGCACCGAGGCTGTAAAGGCCTACCTGCTTGACCTGCAAGACCGCATTTGCAGCGCCCTGGAAACCTTCGAGACGGACACTCGCTTTATCGAAGACGCCTGGACCCGGCCTGCCGGCGGCGGCGGACGCACCCGTGTGATCGAAAACGGTTCGGTGATCGAAAAAGGCGGCGTCAACTTTTCCCACGTGTTTGGCAGCGGTCTCCCACCATCTGCCAGCGCGCATCGTCCTGAATTGGCCGGTCGCGGCTTTGAAGCCCTGGGTGTGTCGTTGGTGATTCATCCGCACAACCCACACGTACCGACTTCCCACGCCAATGTGCGCTTTTTCATCGCTGAAAAAGAAGGCGAAGAGCCGGTGTGGTGGTTCGGCGGCGGTTTCGACCTCACGCCTTACTACGGCAATGAAGAAGACTGCATCCACTGGCACCGCGTGGCCGAGCAGGCCTGTGCGCCGTTCGGTCCAGACGTGTACTCGCGCTACAAAGCCTGGTGCGACACCTACTTCCACATCAAGCACCGCAACGAACCGCGCGGCATCGGCGGCCTGTTCTTCGATGACCTGAACGAGTGGGACTTCGACACCTGCTTCGCCTTCATCCGCGCCATCGGCGATGCCTACATCGACGCCTACCTGCCGATCGTGCAGCGCCGCAAGGCCACCGCCTACACCGAGCAGCAGCGCGAATTCCAGGAGTTCCGTCGTGGTCGCTACGTTGAATTCAACCTGGTCTACGACCGTGGCACCTTGTTTGGCCTGCAATCGGGCGGACGCACCGAGTCGATCCTGATGTCGCTGCCGCCGCAGGTGCGCTGGAGCTACGACTGGAAGGCCGAGGCCGGCAGCGAAGAAGCGCGCCTCACCGACTACTTCCTGCAAGACCGTGACTGGCTGGGCCTTACCGCGCCCAAGGCGGCTCTCTGA
- a CDS encoding SulP family inorganic anion transporter → MPRPNRHTLFPFLAWLPRQTRASVGRDAMVGLSGAVLALPQSIAYALIAGLPPEYGLYAAIIPVLIACLWGSSWHLICGPTAAISIVLYASVSPLAVPGSQDYITLILLLTFLAGVFQWLLGMLRFGALVNFVSHSVVLGFTLGAAVVIALGQLPNLLGLDLPSQATAINSLLALIHHSGEWDHASLILGLGTLLVGALLKYLVPRWPTLLIALALGSLVAWLWPAMFGHVALVSSFIGKLPPFSPLPMDLDVILRLLPSAVAVGMLGLVTSLSIARSLSARSQQLLDANQEVRAQGLSNIVGGFFSGYLSAGSFTRSGLSYEAGACSPLAGVFSALWVALFALFGAALIAHIPIPSMAASILLISWGLVDRRGIRALFRVSRAEFVVMSLTCVATLLLELQTAIYAGVLASLFFYLKRTSQPRVQQWRDGDEDVLRVGGSIFFGASHYLQVRLQSLQGERVVIEAQQINFIDYSGVEMLHHEARRLRGLGRSLTLRRARPQVVEELKKLEGADSCPIQFQE, encoded by the coding sequence ATGCCCCGGCCCAACCGCCACACACTCTTCCCCTTCCTCGCCTGGCTCCCGCGTCAGACCCGCGCCAGCGTCGGCCGGGATGCGATGGTGGGCCTCAGTGGCGCGGTTCTCGCCTTGCCACAGTCAATTGCCTACGCGCTGATCGCCGGTCTCCCACCCGAATACGGCTTGTACGCCGCAATCATCCCGGTGCTGATCGCCTGCCTCTGGGGTTCCTCCTGGCATCTGATCTGCGGCCCCACGGCGGCGATTTCCATTGTGCTCTACGCCAGCGTCAGCCCGCTGGCCGTGCCGGGCTCGCAGGACTACATCACCCTGATCCTGTTGCTCACCTTCCTCGCCGGGGTTTTCCAGTGGCTGCTGGGCATGCTGCGCTTTGGCGCGCTGGTGAATTTTGTCTCTCATTCAGTGGTGCTCGGTTTCACCCTGGGTGCCGCCGTGGTGATTGCGCTCGGGCAGCTGCCCAATCTGCTGGGGCTGGATTTACCGAGCCAGGCCACGGCGATCAATAGCCTGCTGGCACTGATCCACCATAGCGGCGAATGGGATCACGCTTCACTCATACTCGGGCTCGGTACCTTGCTGGTGGGGGCACTGCTCAAATACCTCGTACCGCGCTGGCCGACCCTGTTGATCGCCTTGGCGCTGGGCAGCCTGGTGGCGTGGCTGTGGCCGGCGATGTTCGGGCATGTGGCGCTGGTCAGTTCGTTTATCGGCAAACTGCCGCCGTTCAGCCCGTTGCCCATGGACCTGGACGTGATCCTGCGCCTGCTGCCGAGCGCCGTGGCGGTGGGCATGCTGGGGCTGGTGACCAGCTTGTCGATTGCCCGCTCGCTGTCGGCGCGTTCGCAGCAATTGCTCGATGCCAACCAGGAAGTGCGAGCGCAGGGTTTATCCAACATCGTTGGCGGATTTTTCTCCGGGTATTTGTCAGCCGGTTCGTTCACACGCTCCGGCCTCAGCTACGAGGCGGGCGCCTGTTCGCCGTTGGCGGGCGTGTTTTCCGCGTTATGGGTGGCACTGTTTGCGCTGTTTGGCGCGGCATTGATCGCCCATATTCCGATCCCGAGCATGGCCGCGAGCATCTTGCTGATCAGTTGGGGTTTGGTGGACCGTCGCGGCATTCGCGCGTTATTCCGCGTCAGTCGCGCCGAGTTCGTGGTGATGAGCCTGACCTGCGTCGCCACCTTGCTGTTGGAGTTGCAAACAGCGATTTACGCCGGGGTGCTGGCGTCGCTGTTTTTCTACCTCAAGCGCACCTCGCAGCCACGGGTACAGCAATGGCGCGATGGCGATGAAGATGTGCTGCGGGTGGGCGGCTCGATCTTTTTCGGCGCCAGCCACTACCTGCAAGTACGCCTGCAAAGCCTGCAGGGCGAACGGGTGGTGATCGAGGCGCAGCAGATCAACTTTATCGACTATTCCGGGGTGGAGATGCTGCACCATGAAGCACGGCGCTTGCGCGGGTTGGGGCGCAGCCTGACATTGCGCCGGGCCAGGCCGCAGGTAGTAGAAGAGTTGAAAAAGCTGGAAGGGGCCGACAGCTGCCCCATCCAGTTCCAGGAGTGA
- a CDS encoding L-threonylcarbamoyladenylate synthase, whose product MVNRWRVLETAREIRAGAVIAYPTEAVWGLGCDPWNEEAVDRLLAIKNRSVDKGLILVADNIRQFDFLFEDFPQDWIDRMASTWPGPNTWLVPHQDLLPEWVTGVHDTVALRVTDHPLVRDLCSLVGPLISTSANPQGRPAARTRIRVEQYFRGQVDLVLGGALGGRKNPSLIRDLVTGEVVRPS is encoded by the coding sequence ATGGTCAACCGGTGGCGTGTGCTGGAAACCGCACGAGAAATTCGCGCAGGCGCGGTGATTGCCTATCCAACCGAAGCGGTTTGGGGCCTGGGCTGCGATCCGTGGAACGAAGAAGCAGTAGACCGTTTGCTCGCCATCAAGAACCGTTCGGTGGACAAGGGCCTGATCCTGGTGGCGGACAATATCCGTCAGTTCGACTTTCTGTTCGAAGACTTCCCGCAGGACTGGATCGACCGCATGGCCAGCACTTGGCCAGGGCCGAACACCTGGCTGGTGCCCCATCAGGATTTGTTGCCGGAGTGGGTGACGGGTGTGCACGACACCGTTGCCCTACGGGTGACTGACCATCCGCTGGTGCGGGATTTGTGCTCGCTGGTAGGGCCGTTGATTTCTACTTCGGCCAACCCGCAAGGGCGCCCGGCGGCGCGCACGCGGATTCGCGTGGAGCAATACTTCCGTGGCCAGGTGGATCTGGTGTTGGGGGGCGCCTTGGGTGGGCGCAAGAACCCGAGCTTGATTCGTGATTTGGTGACTGGCGAGGTTGTGCGGCCTTCCTGA
- the choX gene encoding choline ABC transporter substrate-binding protein gives MQKLTVMLGLLALGSANVYADASCETVKMADPGWSDIAATNAITGFLLTGMGYKPKVDTLAVPITFGGLKDGQVDVFLGNWMPAQQGFYDKFVANGDVVQLAKNLDGTEFTLAVPDYVWDAGVHDFADLNKFADKFDKKIYGIGSGAPANISLQEIIKKNDFALGQWKLVESSEQAMLAEVSRAVKKQKFVTFLGWTPHPMNVQLKMHYLKGGEKYFGDTGSVYTLTRKGYAQACPNVGKLLTNLSFTQEMENSIMAEVANNKVSNADAAKAWIKANPAVLDKWLEGVKTVDGKDALGAVKAKL, from the coding sequence ATGCAAAAGTTAACTGTGATGCTGGGGCTCCTGGCGCTGGGAAGCGCCAATGTTTACGCAGACGCCAGTTGTGAAACGGTAAAGATGGCCGATCCGGGCTGGAGCGATATTGCGGCCACCAATGCCATCACCGGTTTTCTGCTGACGGGCATGGGCTACAAACCCAAGGTCGACACCCTGGCGGTGCCGATCACCTTTGGCGGGCTCAAGGACGGCCAGGTGGATGTGTTTCTGGGCAACTGGATGCCGGCCCAGCAGGGTTTCTATGACAAGTTCGTGGCCAATGGCGACGTGGTGCAACTGGCGAAAAACCTCGACGGCACCGAGTTCACCCTCGCCGTGCCCGATTATGTGTGGGACGCCGGGGTGCATGACTTTGCCGACCTGAACAAATTTGCCGACAAGTTCGACAAAAAGATCTACGGCATCGGCTCCGGCGCACCGGCGAATATTTCGTTGCAGGAAATCATCAAGAAGAACGACTTTGCGCTCGGCCAGTGGAAGCTGGTGGAGTCCAGCGAACAGGCGATGCTCGCCGAAGTGTCGCGGGCGGTTAAGAAGCAGAAATTCGTGACCTTCCTCGGCTGGACCCCGCACCCGATGAACGTGCAGTTGAAAATGCACTACCTCAAGGGCGGCGAGAAATATTTTGGTGACACCGGCAGCGTGTATACCTTGACCCGCAAAGGGTATGCGCAGGCCTGCCCGAACGTAGGAAAACTGCTGACCAACCTGAGTTTTACCCAGGAGATGGAAAACAGCATCATGGCCGAGGTGGCCAACAACAAGGTCAGCAATGCCGATGCGGCGAAGGCGTGGATCAAGGCCAACCCGGCGGTATTGGATAAATGGCTGGAGGGCGTGAAGACCGTGGATGGCAAGGATGCGCTGGGCGCTGTAAAAGCCAAGCTCTAA
- the aroE gene encoding shikimate dehydrogenase — protein sequence MDRYVVFGNPIGHSKSPLIHRMFAEQTGEQLDYSTLLAPLEDFTGCAREFFLQGRGANVTVPFKEDAYRLANTLTDRAQRAGAVNTLSKLVDGSLLGDNTDGAGLVRDLTVNAGLSLQGKRILLLGAGGAVRGALEPLLAEQPASLIIANRTVEKAEMLAELFDDLGPVSASGFDWLREPVDVIINATSASLSGDVPPIAGSLIEPGKTFCYDMMYAKEPTAFCRWATEQGAAVAMDGLGMLVEQAAEAFFLWRGVRPDSAPVLAELRRQLAL from the coding sequence ATGGACCGCTATGTCGTGTTCGGCAACCCCATCGGCCACAGCAAATCGCCGCTGATCCATCGCATGTTCGCCGAGCAGACCGGCGAGCAGCTGGACTACAGCACCTTGCTGGCGCCGCTGGAGGATTTCACTGGCTGTGCCCGTGAGTTTTTTCTACAAGGTCGGGGTGCCAACGTCACCGTACCGTTCAAGGAGGATGCCTACCGCTTGGCCAACACCTTGACCGACCGCGCCCAACGCGCGGGTGCGGTGAACACACTGAGCAAACTCGTCGACGGCAGCCTGTTGGGCGACAACACCGACGGTGCCGGCCTGGTGCGTGACCTGACGGTTAACGCCGGGTTGAGCCTGCAAGGCAAACGCATCTTGTTGCTGGGCGCTGGTGGCGCGGTACGCGGCGCATTGGAGCCGTTGCTGGCCGAACAGCCCGCTTCGCTGATCATCGCCAACCGCACGGTGGAAAAGGCCGAAATGCTCGCTGAGTTGTTCGACGACCTGGGCCCGGTGTCCGCCAGTGGTTTCGATTGGTTGCGTGAGCCGGTGGACGTGATCATCAACGCCACCTCCGCCAGCCTGTCAGGCGATGTACCGCCGATTGCGGGCAGCCTGATCGAACCGGGCAAGACCTTTTGCTACGACATGATGTACGCCAAGGAACCGACCGCGTTTTGCCGCTGGGCCACCGAACAAGGCGCAGCCGTGGCGATGGATGGCCTGGGCATGCTGGTGGAACAGGCGGCGGAAGCCTTCTTCCTGTGGCGCGGCGTGCGCCCGGACTCGGCGCCCGTACTGGCTGAGCTACGCCGCCAGTTGGCGCTGTAA
- a CDS encoding quinone oxidoreductase family protein produces the protein MAKRIQFSAHGGPEVLEYVDYTPAEPGPQQVRVRNEAIGLNFIDTYFRSGLYAPPALPSGLGAEGAGVVDAVGSEVTQFKVGDRVAYGSGPLGAYSQLHVLPAANLVHLPDDISFEQAAGAMLKGLTVQYLLRQTYELKGGETILFHAAAGGVGSLACQWAKALGVKLIGTVSSPEKAALAKSLGAWETIDYSKEDVAQRVLELTDGKKVPVVYDGVGKDTWLTSLDSVAPRGLVVSFGNASGAVDGVNLGILSAKGSLYVTRPTLATYANNPQNLQAMADDLFSMIQSGKVRIDINQRYALAEAAKAQTELSGRRTTGSTILLP, from the coding sequence ATGGCCAAACGTATCCAGTTCAGCGCCCATGGCGGCCCCGAAGTGCTTGAGTATGTGGACTACACGCCGGCAGAGCCCGGCCCGCAGCAGGTTCGCGTGCGTAACGAGGCGATTGGCCTGAACTTCATCGACACCTATTTCCGCAGTGGCCTGTACGCACCGCCCGCATTGCCATCGGGGTTGGGCGCGGAAGGCGCCGGTGTGGTCGACGCGGTCGGCAGCGAAGTCACCCAGTTCAAGGTCGGTGACCGTGTAGCCTACGGCAGCGGCCCGCTGGGCGCCTACAGCCAACTGCATGTGCTGCCCGCCGCCAACCTGGTGCACCTGCCGGATGACATCAGCTTCGAACAAGCCGCCGGCGCCATGCTCAAAGGCCTGACCGTGCAGTACCTGCTGCGCCAGACCTATGAACTGAAGGGCGGCGAAACCATCCTGTTCCACGCCGCTGCCGGTGGCGTCGGCTCCCTGGCCTGCCAATGGGCCAAGGCTCTGGGTGTAAAGCTGATCGGTACTGTGAGTTCGCCGGAAAAAGCCGCCCTGGCCAAATCCCTCGGTGCCTGGGAAACCATCGACTACAGCAAGGAAGACGTCGCACAGCGCGTGTTGGAATTGACCGACGGCAAAAAAGTGCCGGTGGTGTACGACGGCGTCGGCAAAGACACCTGGCTGACCTCGCTGGACAGCGTGGCGCCACGGGGGCTGGTGGTGAGTTTCGGCAATGCGTCCGGCGCGGTGGATGGGGTGAACTTGGGGATCCTGTCGGCCAAGGGCTCGCTGTACGTCACCCGGCCGACCCTGGCGACCTATGCCAACAACCCGCAAAACCTGCAGGCGATGGCGGATGACCTGTTCTCGATGATCCAGAGCGGCAAGGTGCGCATTGATATCAACCAGCGGTATGCGCTGGCGGAGGCGGCGAAGGCGCAGACGGAGTTGTCGGGGCGCAGGACGACTGGGTCGACTATTTTGTTGCCGTAA